From the Plasmodium brasilianum strain Bolivian I chromosome 7, whole genome shotgun sequence genome, the window ACATGTGTAGATACGGAATTATGTTCAtaatgtttttctttaaattttctcatgtattcatttatttgttttatatcttttaagGAATCTTTCTCTTTATACGTTCTTTGAATATCACTCgcttttttatgtaaaaaggTACCTACATCATTTTGATTCAAAtcttttatatcattatacaACACATCTACGgaactttttaattttactctTATTTTCATACTATTTATATCCTCTGCACTgttcttatctttttttcttctcaaTGGATTTTGATcatcattaaatataatatatcgtGGGATTtctatttgtaaattttcaatacaaaataaatgatcAAGTAAACCTTCATAAGTAAAGGGGGTGCAAAATGGAGTTACCATATCCATTTTCCTGTCTATTATAATACAAGAATCAATATCATCGCATATATTTAGTAAGAAATTGAAATCGCTTATTCCTATTCTTTCtagcaaataatttttctcttttttttcctccttcTCTAATTTTTCCctgtccttttttttcaaaaaaaatttcgtgTTGTCCAGTTTGTTCATGAAATCGGCGCAGTTCGGTGCGTATCCTACCCCATCGTCTTCCTTGTTATTTGCGTCCTCTTGGTTCCCTTCTACTATAGCTCCTTTTACATTACTcccttcttttttccttcctTTTAGGTTtctccccttttttttcgttctttCCTCTCTCTTCCCCTTTTCCTTTCCTCCCACTTGTTTCCTCCCCTTTCTTTGCTCTTCTGGTACTACTATTGTCTCTCCAATAGTTTCACCTTCCTGTGGGTTCTTCTCTTTTCCCATCATAGGGGAGCGAGAATGAGCCATGTTTTTCtctttcaatttttctattCCCTTCGATTCACTTCCCTCTTTTGTAATTCCAGCGCAGTAGGATTTATTTGAGGAAGACAACCTTTCTGAGTATATTCTCATATTATCATACACATACTTATTATCTTCAAATTTTGACAACTCCTTCCTTTTCTCGTTCGGTTTATAATGTTCTCCCAactcctttttcttttcctgtTCAAGAAAATTCTTCTGTTCTGTTCTACTTGAAAGTATATTAGTTCGATCTTCATAATAATCCTTCTTATAGTTAACCCCATCAACAGATGTGTTCCTTGTATAGTAAGAATTGCCATTGCTAATGTCGTTGTTCGAATTGCGTGAAGCTGTATCTCTGTTCccatcaaaaatatttaaatttcctttcatttttatttgttctttctTATCTTCTTTTCCACTTGAGTTCATCTGCGATATGTGCTGTTCTCTTTTAATTACGGGAATTAGAGCTTTTTCGCCATACCAGGAATCAAGCTTGTCACTACTGTTGTTGTCATTGTCGTCCCCCTTATCCTCATCGATTTTATCGTTGTAGCTGTCATTGTCGTCTtcctcctcctcctcctcctcttcttggatatattttattttcactttCCCCTGTGCACGATTCTTTAAGCCTTCCTTATGCTTATAATACTCATTTTCCTCACATGCTTTCTTGAAGTTCTGCTCATActcgattttttttttccctacTTCAACGACATCATCATCAGCTTCGCCATCTTCATCTTccttttcttcctcttcctccTCATCGACTCCATCGTCCTCATCTTCTTCATCATCATCTTCTTCATCATCATCTACTTCATCATCATCTACTTCATCCTCATCTTCTTCATCCGCTTCTTCTTCATCCGCTTCTTCTTCATCCGCTTCTTCTTCATCCGCTTCTTCTTCATCCGCTTCTTCTTCATCTGCTTCTTCTTCATCCGCTTCTTCCacatcttcttcttcttcttcttcttcttcatccTCTTCATCCTCTTCTCCCTCATTCTCCTCCCCTTCAATATGCTTTGCTTCTTCCCCTTTAACCCTCATTTGGCGATGCCCCCGGGTTGCTAAACCGTCTTGATGAAGTTTCCCCGCAGCATGATCCTCTCCTGTCTCTACTTCGTTCTCTTTCACTCCCCCATTGTAACTTCTTATAAAACCGCTATGCTCAACTGACTCTGTCTTTTGCTCATATGAGTTAgccatttttatcatatttacaCTTTTGTTCATATTGCTCCCACTGacagtaattttttttttttttttttttttttttttttttttttttttttttttccttgcttggtcatattttttgtacatattttcaGATAGGAATATTTTATGGAGAGCATATTTAACTGGTACAACTGTTGGttcatttgaatttttaaaatattttaagtcTTGGAAGTTTTGTATATTACTTAGTATATCAAAGAAATCATCATCAAAATTATTTGGTACCTGAATGTTAAAATTACTAGCTACAATTTCTTTCCTTAAATCTATTAACTGTTCAGAAATAAATTGAGACAAATGTCCCAaagattttatatttttaaataccCCATTAAAAAGGTATTGAAGAAACATTAAACtgaatgaacaaaatataagGTTACTAAAATCGTTATCTAcataatattctttaaataaatttttgaattCTAAACTATACACATCATTGTATataggaataaaataaagaggaaatagaattattttaatacttACATCAAGaacattatttttcaaaattttctctTTACACATATGTGTCATGTAgggaataaatataaaaacatattgtTTATCTGTAATTTTCCCTTTCTCAATTTTTTCaactattttaaatatttcttcaaTTTCGTAAAAATATGGacgtataaaaaataaaatattccttattttatttaatttatttgtattaattaATTCTGTTTCGTTGTtcaggaaaaatatatgttcaaattgttctttatttatatcttcaTCACTTAGTATAACATTCAAAATGATATGCAGCgacttttcaaaaaataagcatTTTTCCCCCTTGAAATTCTTTAGTATGTTTAACAGCAGAATCCTTTCCTGCTCCTTCAGCTCCGTCAGGGTGTTCATAGTTGCTGCCCTTTGCTGCGTGTGTTATGTGTGTAAGGGGCTATTCATACATAaggcgtatatatatttatatataactatatatcTCTACATATGCTATACATATGCTATACATAAAGAgacttatatttatacgtatatgctGCATGGGCTACGTATGTACAGATTTACATAAAAAGGGCCTTCTCTATACGTCCACGTGGTATACCGATTTGCATACAagaatatttcaaaaaattgtGTGCAACTTCGAACATGAGGGTTCATAATAAAAGGATTTTATATCGATGACTATGTTTATTACTAATGGTAGCTTCGTTACAGTATATCCTTATCTTGTATGTGCTACGTTAAATGTatggttttatttttttatttttttaattatttacagcatatacatacaacatattatattacataaatacacaaacaaatatatacgtacatatatacatttacatacatatgtatataacatattatatattaacaatatattttttttttctttctcccTTTCCCTTTGCTTTCTTACTGCTGCATTTGTAGCTGTCATTGCAATTGTTACCTTACTTAACGATGTTTAACTCGGACGAGCATTTTATAAATggaaagtttaaaaaaattataaaaagatcAATGGGTTTATAAAAAGACCAATGGGAttataaaaagattaaaaataatttttttttgcaatttgGTCATATTATGCTGTAGGGAATATGAcagaaacataaaaaaaaatatatgaattcagccaaaattaagaaaatatagagggtttgaaaaaaagaaatatttggAGACTacgtaaaaagaaaaaaaaaaaaaaatagaataaaatagaacTGTGACTTCGTGCTAAACTACGAGTTCGTATCCTTAAACATTCTAGATGGACAATTTGAGTGGAAAATAAAGCCCAAAcgtgattttttttttttttttttttttttatttaatttaaattcattttatttatttaattttatttttattttccctcttatatatattttacaatgCTATACTATTACCATACGCAcgtgaaacaaaaaaattttagttaAGTTCttgtacattattatatatatacaaatgtacaTTACTCAGTAGTAGCAGTATCAGTAGCATCTGCATCAGCAGTATCGagatttacattttttccactgttatttttatacacaaTGCAGTTAATAAAGGAAGgatatgcattttttaccttatatttatctaaaaTATTGTGGGGTTAAggaaataaaacgaaatacTATGAAaatctataaaatattataaaatactataacgctataataatataaaaaaaaaaaaacacgaGAGACAacatattttgaatttaataaattgtaAGTTAAATTtagatatttaaaatttttttttttttttttttttttggttggGGTGGGGGAATCTTCATTTATAGTAACTTATTTAGTATGGGCTTTTGTATTTGATGACTTTTTGAACTTATTGTACTTTCCATTTCCTTCCAAGTATTTTCAGAATAAGagataaaaattaaacaatcatgtttttacaaaaatatgtgCACGGTTTGTTAGATACACTCTTgtgcatattatatatattttttttcatgtttattTTGCAGGTACTGGGCAGCTATTATTCCAAGTGCAACTATTTTTACGTTCCTTtgttttatcctttttacaATCATATACTCATTTGTTAAAACGGAGCCACCTAGTTCAATACACCTAGTCGAAGGTTATTTCCTGCACAGttcataataaatttttttaatgtacatttatacgtTTGGTGGAGTTGTAATTGGTctcgtacatacatatgtaggtgaatgcatatatatacacatacataaacacgtagatatgtatacgtaaatatgaatatacaaatatatgtctttttttttttttttttttttttttttttattttgtagaTGAATATTCCTGTTTCAAGGATAAAATCACTGGAAGGTCAATGGACAATATGAACGACATAAAGATCGaacaaattaacaaattattttatgaaacctccttatattttgaatagtCGAATATCTAACGAATCTGTCGCATCATTTTTCATTCAGTGTCTTTTCTAGTTAAACATAAATTtagtcaaaaaaaaaaaaaaaaaaaaaatgttaaggaaatggcctttttttttaacattttcaaGTGTGCACGTGTAAAAAAGATCATTAAACTATTTTTACTGTTTTCATTGTGTTACGTTTTTCTTAGTGTATATCTTACGTTAcatgcaaaaaatatattaggtgaaccttctttttttaatatattctgtATAGGCACAATtcggatatatatatgacacATAAAATTAGGTTGcaagaattttattttattattttgtttttattccatttttaacCTGCATTGAGAATGTTATTACCCTTGTGCATGTTAATGCAAGTTTTTAaagttattactatttaacTGATACGTGCTTTGCTTGgagaataaaaacatataactAGTAATCCTTAAACGGAGAATACAAACTGAAACGTACCTGTTGTactaaatagaaaaataaattaacatcTTTAAAAGAAGAGAGCTTAAATTTAtggttttaaaattattttattaccaAGGTTAGGTTGTTGTATtgtcctctttttttttttttttttttttttataagtagAACGAACCACTGTTCATACTGCTTCAAACTCAGGAAATCCAACGAGAGGAATATAGGAATGACGGGATGAAACGCTTTATCGATATATTGACTCACCAACGTGCCCAAAGTGGAACATAATTTttcgtacatatgtatatgcgtacATGTGTTAatttgtttccttttttttttttttttcgttcattctattttatttgaatggCTGAATATCAAAATGCATTCGCTGTCATGACTTTTTgggtaaaatttttataaatggaGGATCCACTGAATTTTCATTCTAACGAGCTTCCATAAGGTTTAACAGTTCTTATGCAGATAAGACTGTTAAACAATTCCTTTCGACGAATCATAGTTTTTCAAAAAGTGCAGAATAGTAGATACAAATGTGCAAAGTTGTTGCTTATGAAACAGGAGCTGATTATACTTATGAGTTTATTAAGAACATATTTTGTGTATAATGTCTGCTAGCGTtagtgtttatatataagaatgCGCACGAAATGGatgctattatatatatgtcgttataaagtattttttccatattattaatttgtttattttcttatgtGGATCAAATGGATGGCTTAGAATCAATCAGAAATGTCCTTGCTTTACATAGTTGTCTTTAAAATGGAGTAAATTATTTTAgctttcttaaaaaaaaaaaaaaaaaaaatttttttttaaaacagcCAAAATGACTTTTccgttcataatattttacttattttattttttttctttcaaattTTGGCACAGAATAATAAGTATCGATGTTTGTGAGTTCAGATGTTACGTAGAATTCAGTGCTTTGGTGAACAGTAATAAGCTTTTaatgcattttattattttttttttttga encodes:
- a CDS encoding vacuolar protein sorting-associated protein 33, giving the protein MNTLTELKEQERILLLNILKNFKGEKCLFFEKSLHIILNVILSDEDINKEQFEHIFFLNNETELINTNKLNKIRNILFFIRPYFYEIEEIFKIVEKIEKGKITDKQYVFIFIPYMTHMCKEKILKNNVLDVSIKIILFPLYFIPIYNDVYSLEFKNLFKEYYVDNDFSNLIFCSFSLMFLQYLFNGVFKNIKSLGHLSQFISEQLIDLRKEIVASNFNIQVPNNFDDDFFDILSNIQNFQDLKYFKNSNEPTVVPVKYALHKIFLSENMYKKYDQARKKKKKKKKKKKKKKKITVSGSNMNKSVNMIKMANSYEQKTESVEHSGFIRSYNGGVKENEVETGEDHAAGKLHQDGLATRGHRQMRVKGEEAKHIEGEENEGEEDEEDEEEEEEEEDVEEADEEEADEEEADEEEADEEEADEEEADEEEADEEDEDEVDDDEVDDDEEDDDEEDEDDGVDEEEEEEKEDEDGEADDDVVEVGKKKIEYEQNFKKACEENEYYKHKEGLKNRAQGKVKIKYIQEEEEEEEEDDNDSYNDKIDEDKGDDNDNNSSDKLDSWYGEKALIPVIKREQHISQMNSSGKEDKKEQIKMKGNLNIFDGNRDTASRNSNNDISNGNSYYTRNTSVDGVNYKKDYYEDRTNILSSRTEQKNFLEQEKKKELGEHYKPNEKRKELSKFEDNKYVYDNMRIYSERLSSSNKSYCAGITKEGSESKGIEKLKEKNMAHSRSPMMGKEKNPQEGETIGETIVVPEEQRKGRKQVGGKEKGKREERTKKKGRNLKGRKKEGSNVKGAIVEGNQEDANNKEDDGVGYAPNCADFMNKLDNTKFFLKKKDREKLEKEEKKEKNYLLERIGISDFNFLLNICDDIDSCIIIDRKMDMVTPFCTPFTYEGLLDHLFCIENLQIEIPRYIIFNDDQNPLRRKKDKNSAEDINSMKIRVKLKSSVDVLYNDIKDLNQNDVGTFLHKKASDIQRTYKEKDSLKDIKQINEYMRKFKEKHYEHNSVSTHVNIASFILSTIKKEHSYNKLKLEDEIIQLNTNTNKSALLTIAQKIQLLIYTNESIFEVYRILCLFCVITNGCNESYINGIKKDIIEQYGINELTRLNKLHLCNILKHQSKQKFVWNYLKNHFNLLSNEENDISYVCNGYAPLSVRLIEYMGVVKNNIQVFPEIFNLLNGPTLDIVQNAVGFDNILDIPKKINNKKKKKM